CATTTACAGCTATACAGAAATGGTATAATTAGAGATTTGGGTTACGGTAAAAAAGGACAGATTTAACACATATTAACTTGGAAGTAACCCTTTGAAAAAGCCagtacaaaaagaagaaagtcttAGCTTCTTGGATGTCTGTGGATTGGTGCTGTTTCTTTGTGTGTAGAGAGACTTATCTGGGGACACAGTAAGGAAGAATGCCTGGAGAGCATATGGCAACAACATGAGTGAATATTGTGCAGAGAGAAATAGTAGATAGTCAAGTCATGAAAGCATTGGTCAAGTATGGTTTTAATGGCCTCAAGTTTGAAAAGATTATATTCAGCTACTATTTAAAATGTAGTTTGATTTATAATGCTTTTGTTATTGTGATTTTGTAGTCTCTTGAATTTCCACATTTGAGGGTAATcgtggaattaaaaaaatacaatatatgctTGTTCTAGTCAGTCAAATGATATCTTAAAATTTAGGTAATAAAATACAACTTTGAGTTTTTGTGAGCAGTTTTTATAGGacaatttaaatttatgtttcaaagcattgggaattaaaaaaatacaatatatgctTGTTCTAGTCAGTCAAATTATATCTTAAAATGtaggtaataaaataaaactttgagtTTTTGTGAGCAGTTTTTATAGGACAATTCAAATTTGTGTTTCAAAGCATTGTTATGTTTGAGCGACAtcagaaatatgttttatattatactCAAGTTTATTTGTAAAGTGAGGGAGAAGGATTTGGTGGTCATCTAAGGTCTCTTCTAGCCTCTataattctgttttctatttgagaTCACCAAATGATACCTTAAACAGTTGTAGTACaatatgtttgttaatttttagtCTTAAGTTGGCATTTTGTATTATATCATTTTCCAAACAGATCaatgaaataaccaaaattataaGAACTTCAGTAGGCATCATAGAGGTTATATTGAAATTAGAGTTTGTTGGtacacaaaaaatattattttgacctTATATCAGGACTGGCATAACTGGCAGGATATTCTACTTATATAAAAAATCCTTGGTTAATTGGCAAATTGCTTTTCTCCTAACAAGTGGGATTAGATCAATAGTGTCactggggttttgctctgttagAGTAGCCTGTCCTCTCCTTATTTAATAATAAGGCACTACTGCTTGACAAAAAGGAATTGGAAACACATATGTTTTATCAATTGTGTATTAAACACTACCATTCTGCCTGGCATTGTGATATGGGGACATGAGAGAAGGCAAGAGCTTTGCTCTTGAGGGACTTAGAGTTCTGTTGTTATTCCTGCTGTTTCCTAAGGCTTGGCATCACCTCTAAGTTGCTAATTCTATTTCCAGTAAGTGGCAAGGAGCTTAATGTactaatattttcatgttttgtcCACCTGCAGGAAGACAAATATATCCTTGTGATATATGCAGCATAAAAAATAACGTAGACTTTACTAGttgtatctttaatttttctctaacCAGGGGTACGTCAGCTTGAAATTATGTGCTGCTTTGGCTGCATGTCAGTTCTTGCCAACTACTTCGTGTTCATGACTTTCTTCCCAGCTTGTGTGTCCTTGGTATTAGAGGTAAGACCAATTCTTACATATGGCACTAGTAGAAGAGTAAGATTTCTGCTTACACAGTTTACCTAAACAGAATCAATACCTTCTAATGTCACACTGACTTAATTTGTAGCTTTCTCGGGAAAGCCGCGAGGGTCGTCCAATTTGGCAGCTCAGCCATTTTGCCCGAGttttagaagaagaagaaaataagccgAATCCTGTAACTCAGAGGGTCAAGATGATTATGGTAATGAcatggttttcttcttcttttagtaTCCTCAGTTccaatctcattatttttaagatttctttttttctacaattTTGGCCCATTCAATGATATTGCAcccccttcttcctttttttcttaatgtgttcATTTCTTTGAGGCTCCTGGTCTTTATTAGCCCCTCTCTCCTAAACAGACTTTTTAAGTTCCCCCACCTTATCTCTCGTTGAAAGCCTGTTCTTTGGGGTGTTTTCAGTAGTTCAGTGGGGTCACTACTTTAGTTAGTTGCATAGCAAgcttggggctttttttttttcatggtaagGGGAAGCTATGAGAGATAATGTCTGGCTGTCCAGTTGCTAGGGATAAGAAATTTAAGTTCTATTGATATGCAGAGGatacattactttaaaaattttatttcagtctcTAGGCTTGGTTCTTGTTCATGCTCACAGTCGCTGGATAGCTGATCCTTCTCCTCAAAACAGTACAGCAGATACTTCTAAGGTTTCATTAGGACTGGATGAAAATGTGTCCAAGAGAATTGAACCAAGTGTTTCCCTCTGGCAGTTTTATCTCTCTAAGTAAGTTAATTGAAATCTACTTTGTGATATATTAATCATAACACTCTATGCTAATGTAAGTTTAGATTGTGTCCTTTACATTTCTgaataagattttaatttgctttcttttatttagaaTGATCAGCATGGATATTGAACAAGTTATTACCCTAAGTTTAGCTCTCCTTCTGGCTGTCAAGTACATCTTCTTTGAACAAACAGAGACAGAATCTACACTCTCATTAAAAAACCCTATCACATCTCCTGTAGTGACACAAAAGAAAGTCCCAGACAATTGTTGTAGACGTGAACCTATGCTGGTCAGAAATAACCAGAAATGTGATTCAGTAGAGGAAGAGACAGGGATAAACCGAGAAAGAAAAGGTAACTTGTTATTCTCTTCGCTTTCAATCCTTCATTGCTTTGTCAAAAAGTAGtctgttttcaaaattatgtGCCGTGTTGTGagatttcttttgatttcttgaACAGTTGAGGTTATAAAACCCTTAGTGGCTGAAACAGATACCCCAAACAGAGCTACATTTGTGGTTGGTAACTCCTCCTTACTCGATACTTCATCAGTACTGGTGACACAGGAACCTGAAATTGAACTTCCCAGGGAACCTCGGCCTAATGAAGAATGTCTACAGATACTTGGGAATGCAGAGGTGAGGATGATAACATAAACTCCAATGTGGCATTTTTCATTACAAAGGAGCTTTTTCAAGGAAGAAAAATCTAGTATCTGCTGAACACTACAGCTAAGTTCTGGGCACGGTGTAACATGACTAACAGATActatcttctttctttatttcacaCAACCTTGAGAGGTAGGTACAATTatctatttttcagatgagaacatTGAGGCTCCAATATGTTTAATTTCCCAAAGTAGTACCTCTAGGAAATGATAAAGCTGATAGCAGGGTCCAAGATTTTCTGACTCCAGAGTCAAAACTCTTTCTAGTTTATTACTGTTTATCATAGAGATGAGTGACTACTGTATTCTCATAGGTGTGTTGAGGCCTAGAAAGAGTTTAACACAGAGACAAGTTTCAAAGATAGaagaaagtttgtttttgttttgttttgtaagctTGATACCCATGAGgaagtttgcttttctttctgacaTTTGAACAGGACCTTCTGCCTACATGACCATATGAATCTACTCATGCTTTCATGCAAATAATCATGTTCCATCCATGTCTGCTTAATATggttctttcttttaaatatatgttaatacgtttattggtaaaatgcaattttttgccagctttattgaggtatacttgacaaaattttattttattattattattattattattattattattgttttggagacagagtgtcactctgtcacccaggctggagtacagtggcaccatcttggctcacagcaacctccacctcccaggttcaagcgattcttgtgtatcagcctcccgagtagctgggattacaggcatgcgccaccatgtctggctaatttttgtgtttttagcagagatgggatttcactatgttggccaggctggtctcaaactcctggcctcaagtggtctgcctgccttggcctcccaaagtgctgggattacaggtatgagccactgcatgcccGGCCTGCATTCTTCAATCATATGCTTTTTAGCTAAACTTAGTCATTGTTCTTTAAATACAGTTCCCAACTCTGGGTTCCTATTCTTGTCATCTGACATGTCTCCCCCTCTCCAGGTGTTCACACCTTTAGGGCAAATGCTAGCATCTCTATGAAACCTACCTCAATTCCGCCAAACAGAAGTAACCTTTCTTTTCTGAAGCATCCATTATATAGAGACTGTGCATTTTTAATGGCAGTCGTACCTTGTTGCTTATATCACATTTACATGAATATCTCCATTATTAGACATCGGGCTCTTAGATGGCTAAGTCCATGTCTTGAGAGGGCCTTGGATTtcataggtgctcagtaaacttactaagagaatgaatgaatttgcATTGATAATACATAAACCAGCTAATGTTTATCTtactattcttttgaaaaattaggCTAATATTAGTGTTTGCAAAGAAGATCCTTGAATAAACCCACAAAATGGAATTACTGGTACCAGTTTTGTGGAGGGTGGtgattgtgagtgtgtgtgtgtgtatgtgtatgtatgtatatcacCACCACAAGCAGAGTCAAGAGACAGCTAATAAACcaagagaaaatattggcaatttATATTTAAGGCTAAAGGGCTAATCtctaatatataaagagctcctacAAATTGATGAGACtaaatttttatctaatttttaaaaagagcagatAATCAGTCTATTGTCAGGAAAAAAGTACATATGGctcttaaaaatgtgaaaaggtgaTTAACTTCATcctaagagaaatgcaaattaaaattgtaCTTGAGATATTTTCACTCATCAGATTGGCAATAATCCCAAAGTTTAATAACATACTCTATTGAGGTTGTAGGGAAaggtcttttcttgtttttttgggtttttttttggtttggtttttttttttttgagaaggagttttgctattgttgcccaggctggagtgcaatggcatgatcttggctcaccgcaacctctgcctcctgggttcaattgattctcctgcctcagcctcccaagtagctgggattacaggcatgcgccaccattcctggctaattttgtatttttagtagagacggggtttctccatgtttgtcaggctggtctcaaactccggacctcaggtgatccgcccgccttggcctcccaaagtgctgggattataggcgtgagccactgcccccaggcTGGAAAGGTCTTTTCTTACATTGGTGGTGAGAAGGCAATTGGACCGTGTTtattcaaattaataaatttgtaaaaattataaaaatttataagatTGTAAATGTTCATACCCTTTGGCCCAACACTTGTGTGAATATATACccatatgtgtgcgtgtatatatatatatatgcatatttataatcATGCCTAAAAACATCTCTGGATGGATACACAGTGAAACAGTGGTACCTATTTATGTGTAGGTAGCAAAGAACTGGGCAGATGGTAGACAGGGATGGGATGAAGACTTTTTGTTATATCTcttttaatatttagtttttaaaccaTGTGAATATATTGCCTGTTCAGGATATCAAAAATAGCAAGTTTACTAGAGTTTAAACAATAGCTGTTATATCTGACACACACTTGAAACCTTGctaaattcacatttatttttctttttatggtgtATTAGTGCAAGCCTGTCTTTGTATTGTAAAATCTAATGATAcggtatttatattatttttgtttggcattttttgcattaaatgaattattttgcagaggtatcttttaattaaaaactacagtgatttaatttaaaaattacattattttagcTTAGCATTGTTTGTATTAAATGGTTTATAACATGAAATACAGTCCTTCAAGTCTTctgtttcatctctctctctgaccacaatttcattttttttctccatttctttagaaAGGTGCAAAATTCCTTAGTGATGCTGAGATCATCCAGTTAGTCAATGCTAAGCATATCCCAGCCTACAAGTTGGAAACTCTGATGGAAACTCATGAGCGTGGTGTATCTATTCGCCGACAGTTACTTTCCAAGAAGCTTTCAGAACCTTCTTCTCTCCAGTACCTACCTTACAGGGATTATAATTACTCCTTGGTATGTTATTTTCTCGATTAAGAGAGATTTGCTTTgtatgtttttaatcttttttcttgattagtttcatatatgtacatagttttataaaacattttccttttaaatcattttatcctaattttttattctgcttATGATGTAGgtcatagaaattaaaaatatatttcctgctTTTATAGTCATTACTCAaagattttagtattttaaacactttttaaaggtgaattaaacattttgtttaaaaagaatacatactAAAGGATTAAGTTTGAAGATAGTTATACTGACAAGCTGAGATAAAATTTTGTGCATTTACTATATAGATTTTCATTTGGTGCCTGACTTTACCTTTTAGGTGATGGGAGCTTGTTGTGAGAATGTTATTGGATATATGCCCATCCCTGTTGGAGTGGCAGGACCCCTTTGCTTAGATGAAAAAGAATTTCAGGTTCCAATGGCAACAACAGAAGGTTGTCTTGTGGCCAGCACCAATAGAGGCTGCAGAGCAATAGGTGTAAGTTGGCATTTATATATTTGCcagtttaaaaatacatcataagTAAGGCAATGAGAAGAGTTTTAAGGACAATTAGTGATACCTTTTGGGTCAAGCATGAGCATTTTTGGGTAACATGTGCTTGCTTCTCTAACATATACTGTGTAGCTTGGTGGAGGTGCCAGCAGCCGAGTCCTTGCAGATGGGATGACTCGTGGCCCAGTTGTGCGTCTTCCACGTGCTTGTGACTCTGCAGAAGTGAAAGCCTGGCTCGAAACATCTGAAGGGTTCGCAGTGATAAAGGAGGCATTTGACAGCACTAGCAGGTGTGTGAGTGGATTTGTATGTACAGTtatatctatttgtttattttagaaccAGTGTCATTTTCTGTGATTACCAAACATAATTGTTAACATATTACCTGCTAAAGAGCACATAACAGAATATCAACTTTAAAGCCATTCATTTAAAATGAGTAATATTTATGCTtggttggggggaaaaaaagaatgttgattcAAATGAATAGCTCCACAGAGgtaaattagtaagaaaaaaaaaaaagtgtgagctAGTAATTTTGATTAGATGTTACTTTGCCTAGGAGAGaactgtcttagaaaaaaagatttttcaaataGGAGAGAAATATTAGTATAATAAGACTTacttcaaataaagaaaattaataaagtagCATAATCAACACAAATGATAACCATAGTATAGTTCAAGCTAACacatttgtttttatgtgaactgtgtaagtttattaagaaataattgtgactgggcgcagtggctcacgcctgtaatcccaacactttggggaggccaacgcgggcagatcacttgaggccaggagttcgagaccagcctggccagcatggcgaaaccctgtctctactcaaaatacaaaaattggctgggcatggtggcccgcgcctgtaatcccagctactcgggaggctgaggctggagaatttcttgaacccgggaggtggatgttgcagtgagccaagatcaagccactgcactccagcctgggccacagagtgagactccgtctcaaaaaaaaacaaaaaacaaagaaataataataataaaagaataaaacacagtCTTTGCATCTTTTATTTATAGATTTGCACGTCTACAGAAACTTCATACAAGTATAGCTGGACGCAACCTTTATATCCGTTTCCAGTCCAGGTCAGGGGATGCCATGGGGATGAACATGATTTCAAAGGTAAGTGTAGGCAGAGTATCTGAAAgtacttttattaaaatgaaagtacttttataaaaaacaaatcagGCATTTGTTGATTGGTATTCCTTACATTTGATAGATTTAATTTAGACTTGGCATTACACATATCCTGAGTTTACTTAGGACTGGGAACAATCTTAGTATTGACATTTCAAAACTTTATCCAGTCAAGAGACCACCTTTGAAGCTGACCTCTTCAAGATTTGTCTTTAAGAACACCAATAtaatttcagtactttgggaggccaaggcaagaagattgcttggggtctggagtttaagaccagcctgggcaacacagtgagatgctatctctacaaacaataaaaaaaaatagttgtgcatagtggcacacacctgtggtcctcgCTACACggtaggctggggcaggaagttagcttgagcctaggagcttgaggccagcttcggcaatgtagcaagaccctgactccaTTCATCCATCCGTCTGTCCGTCCGTCCGTCTGTCTGTTTTCAATTTAGGATATTTTCTGCTTATGTGGGGTTTACAGCCTAATAAACCTATCaaaagtcaaggagcatctgtataagCTTTAAAATTGCCAataaacagtatggcagttcaaCAACTTAAACatgaaattaccatatgatccagcagttgcACTTccgggcatatacccaaaagaactgaaagcagttctcagagagatatttgtacagctatgtttgtagcagcatttttcataatagccatgaATTGGAATCAACCTTAGTGTTCGTTGTTGGATGAATGGACAACAAATTAgatgtatttgtatgtgtgtgtatgtatatgtctatataaaatggaatattattcagcattaaaaaggaaggaaattatagCACATGATACAGCATGGATaaacattgatgacattatgctaaatgaaataaaccagtcacaaaaagacaaatactgtatcatTCCACTTGAATGAGGtgtctagaatagtcaa
The genomic region above belongs to Homo sapiens chromosome 5, GRCh38.p14 Primary Assembly and contains:
- the HMGCR gene encoding 3-hydroxy-3-methylglutaryl-Coenzyme A reductase isoform X1, yielding MQWMSHTRERDAGSKDSVATMLSRLFRMHGLFVASHPWEVIVGTVTLTICMMSMNMFTGNNKICGWNYECPKFEEDVLSSDIIILTITRCIAILYIYFQFQNLRQLGSKYILGIAGLFTIFSSFVFSTVVIHFLDKELTGLNEALPFFLLLIDLSRASTLAKFALSSNSQDEVRENIARGMAILGPTFTLDALVECLVIGVGTMSGVRQLEIMCCFGCMSVLANYFVFMTFFPACVSLVLELSRESREGRPIWQLSHFARVLEEEENKPNPVTQRVKMIMSLGLVLVHAHSRWIADPSPQNSTADTSKVSLGLDENVSKRIEPSVSLWQFYLSKMISMDIEQVITLSLALLLAVKYIFFEQTETESTLSLKNPITSPVVTQKKVPDNCCRREPMLVRNNQKCDSVEEETGINRERKVEVIKPLVAETDTPNRATFVVGNSSLLDTSSVLVTQEPEIELPREPRPNEECLQILGNAEKGAKFLSDAEIIQLVNAKHIPAYKLETLMETHERGVSIRRQLLSKKLSEPSSLQYLPYRDYNYSLVMGACCENVIGYMPIPVGVAGPLCLDEKEFQVPMATTEGCLVASTNRGCRAIGLGGGASSRVLADGMTRGPVVRLPRACDSAEVKAWLETSEGFAVIKEAFDSTSRFARLQKLHTSIAGRNLYIRFQSRSGDAMGMNMISKGTEKALSKLHEYFPEMQILAVSGNYCTDKKPAAINWIEGRGKSVVCEAVIPAKVVREVLKTTTEAMIEVNINKNLVGSAMAGSIGGYNAHAANIVTAIYIACGQDAAQNVGSSNCITLMEASGPTNEDLYISCTMPSIEIGTVGGGTNLLPQQACLQMLGVQGACKDNPGENARQLARIVCGTVMAGELSLMAALAAGHLVKSHMIHNRSKINLQDLQGACTKKTA
- the HMGCR gene encoding 3-hydroxy-3-methylglutaryl-Coenzyme A reductase isoform 1 (isoform 1 is encoded by transcript variant 3); its protein translation is MLSRLFRMHGLFVASHPWEVIVGTVTLTICMMSMNMFTGNNKICGWNYECPKFEEDVLSSDIIILTITRCIAILYIYFQFQNLRQLGSKYILGIAGLFTIFSSFVFSTVVIHFLDKELTGLNEALPFFLLLIDLSRASTLAKFALSSNSQDEVRENIARGMAILGPTFTLDALVECLVIGVGTMSGVRQLEIMCCFGCMSVLANYFVFMTFFPACVSLVLELSRESREGRPIWQLSHFARVLEEEENKPNPVTQRVKMIMSLGLVLVHAHSRWIADPSPQNSTADTSKVSLGLDENVSKRIEPSVSLWQFYLSKMISMDIEQVITLSLALLLAVKYIFFEQTETESTLSLKNPITSPVVTQKKVPDNCCRREPMLVRNNQKCDSVEEETGINRERKVEVIKPLVAETDTPNRATFVVGNSSLLDTSSVLVTQEPEIELPREPRPNEECLQILGNAEKGAKFLSDAEIIQLVNAKHIPAYKLETLMETHERGVSIRRQLLSKKLSEPSSLQYLPYRDYNYSLVMGACCENVIGYMPIPVGVAGPLCLDEKEFQVPMATTEGCLVASTNRGCRAIGLGGGASSRVLADGMTRGPVVRLPRACDSAEVKAWLETSEGFAVIKEAFDSTSRFARLQKLHTSIAGRNLYIRFQSRSGDAMGMNMISKGTEKALSKLHEYFPEMQILAVSGNYCTDKKPAAINWIEGRGKSVVCEAVIPAKVVREVLKTTTEAMIEVNINKNLVGSAMAGSIGGYNAHAANIVTAIYIACGQDAAQNVGSSNCITLMEASGPTNEDLYISCTMPSIEIGTVGGGTNLLPQQACLQMLGVQGACKDNPGENARQLARIVCGTVMAGELSLMAALAAGHLVKSHMIHNRSKINLQDLQGACTKKTA
- the HMGCR gene encoding 3-hydroxy-3-methylglutaryl-Coenzyme A reductase isoform 2 (isoform 2 is encoded by transcript variant 2) — its product is MLSRLFRMHGLFVASHPWEVIVGTVTLTICMMSMNMFTGNNKICGWNYECPKFEEDVLSSDIIILTITRCIAILYIYFQFQNLRQLGSKYILGIAGLFTIFSSFVFSTVVIHFLDKELTGLNEALPFFLLLIDLSRASTLAKFALSSNSQDEVRENIARGMAILGPTFTLDALVECLVIGVGTMSGVRQLEIMCCFGCMSVLANYFVFMTFFPACVSLVLELSRESREGRPIWQLSHFARVLEEEENKPNPVTQRVKMIMSLGLVLVHAHSRWIADPSPQNSTADTSKVSLGLDENVSKRIEPSVSLWQFYLSKMISMDIEQVITLSLALLLAVKYIFFEQTETESTLSLKNPITSPVVTQKKVPDNCCRREPMLVRNNQKCDSVEEETGINRERKVEVIKPLVAETDTPNRATFVVGNSSLLDTSSVLVTQEPEIELPREPRPNEECLQILGNAEKGAKFLSDAEIIQLVNAKHIPAYKLETLMETHERGVSIRRQLLSKKLSEPSSLQYLPYRDYNYSLLGGGASSRVLADGMTRGPVVRLPRACDSAEVKAWLETSEGFAVIKEAFDSTSRFARLQKLHTSIAGRNLYIRFQSRSGDAMGMNMISKGTEKALSKLHEYFPEMQILAVSGNYCTDKKPAAINWIEGRGKSVVCEAVIPAKVVREVLKTTTEAMIEVNINKNLVGSAMAGSIGGYNAHAANIVTAIYIACGQDAAQNVGSSNCITLMEASGPTNEDLYISCTMPSIEIGTVGGGTNLLPQQACLQMLGVQGACKDNPGENARQLARIVCGTVMAGELSLMAALAAGHLVKSHMIHNRSKINLQDLQGACTKKTA